The Carassius gibelio isolate Cgi1373 ecotype wild population from Czech Republic chromosome B9, carGib1.2-hapl.c, whole genome shotgun sequence genome includes a region encoding these proteins:
- the fstl1b gene encoding follistatin-related protein 1b isoform X1: MMFRCFPVFFLLAVVCCHAEQEAQSKSKVCANVFCGAGRECAVNEKGEPSCLCIEQCKSHKRSVCGSNGKTYRNHCELHRDACLTGLKIQVDHDGHCKEKKQEKAAASPVVCYVADRNELRRRVIDWLQTEVVPDGWFTKGSNFTDILLKYFKNYDSGDSQLDSAELLKFIQHNETAVQMNSYAEEENNRLLRSLCVDALIELSDENADWKLSFDEFLNCLKPGFNPPEKKCALEDETYEDGAETQVECNRCVCACGNWVCTAMTCDEKSPVIDTDGDQEMTEEEWTRRVAELNKHQETVEKMKTSTKEV; the protein is encoded by the exons CAGGAGGCTCAGAGCAAATCAAAGGTGTGTGCTAATGTGTTCTGTGGTGCTGGGAGAGAGTGTGCCGTCAATGAGAAAGGAGAGCCCAGCTGTCTGTGTATCGAG CAATGCAAGTCTCATAAGCGCTCAGTGTGTGGCAGTAATGGAAAAACATACCGAAACCACTGCGAGCTGCACCGTGATGCCTGCCTTACTGGACTCAAGATCCAAGTAGACCACGACGGACACTGCAAAG AGAAGAAGCAGGAGAAAGCCGCGGCCAGCCCAG TTGTGTGTTATGTCGCTGACCGTAATGAGCTGCGCAGACGTGTGATCGACTGGCTGCAGACCGAGGTTGTTCCAGATGGCTGGTTCACCAAGGGCTCCAACTTCACTGATATCCTCCTCAAGTACTTCAAG AATTATGATAGTGGAGACTCTCAGCTGGATTCTGCAGAGCTGCTCAAGTTCATTCAGCACAATGAAACCGCGGTTCAGATGAACTCTTACGCTGAAGAGGAGAACAACCGTCTGCTCAG GAGTCTTTGTGTGGATGCTCTTATTGAGCTCTCAGATGAGAACGCCGACTGGAAACTGAGCTTTGATGAGTTCCTCAACTGCCTGAAACCAGGCTTCAACCCTCCTGAGAAGA AGTGTGCTCTGGAAGATGAGACCTATGAGGATGGAGCTGAGACGCAGGTGGAGTGCAACCGCTGCGTCTGCGCATGTGGAAACTGGGTCTGCACTGCCATGACTTGTGATG AGAAAAGCCCAGTTATCGACACTGACGGGGATCAGGAGATGACTGAAGAGGAATGGACCCGCCGTGTGGCTGAACTCAACAAGCATCAG GAGACTGTGGAGAAGATGAAAACCAGCACAAAGGAGGTCTAA
- the fstl1b gene encoding follistatin-related protein 1b isoform X2 produces MMFRCFPVFFLLAVVCCHAEEAQSKSKVCANVFCGAGRECAVNEKGEPSCLCIEQCKSHKRSVCGSNGKTYRNHCELHRDACLTGLKIQVDHDGHCKEKKQEKAAASPVVCYVADRNELRRRVIDWLQTEVVPDGWFTKGSNFTDILLKYFKNYDSGDSQLDSAELLKFIQHNETAVQMNSYAEEENNRLLRSLCVDALIELSDENADWKLSFDEFLNCLKPGFNPPEKKCALEDETYEDGAETQVECNRCVCACGNWVCTAMTCDEKSPVIDTDGDQEMTEEEWTRRVAELNKHQETVEKMKTSTKEV; encoded by the exons GAGGCTCAGAGCAAATCAAAGGTGTGTGCTAATGTGTTCTGTGGTGCTGGGAGAGAGTGTGCCGTCAATGAGAAAGGAGAGCCCAGCTGTCTGTGTATCGAG CAATGCAAGTCTCATAAGCGCTCAGTGTGTGGCAGTAATGGAAAAACATACCGAAACCACTGCGAGCTGCACCGTGATGCCTGCCTTACTGGACTCAAGATCCAAGTAGACCACGACGGACACTGCAAAG AGAAGAAGCAGGAGAAAGCCGCGGCCAGCCCAG TTGTGTGTTATGTCGCTGACCGTAATGAGCTGCGCAGACGTGTGATCGACTGGCTGCAGACCGAGGTTGTTCCAGATGGCTGGTTCACCAAGGGCTCCAACTTCACTGATATCCTCCTCAAGTACTTCAAG AATTATGATAGTGGAGACTCTCAGCTGGATTCTGCAGAGCTGCTCAAGTTCATTCAGCACAATGAAACCGCGGTTCAGATGAACTCTTACGCTGAAGAGGAGAACAACCGTCTGCTCAG GAGTCTTTGTGTGGATGCTCTTATTGAGCTCTCAGATGAGAACGCCGACTGGAAACTGAGCTTTGATGAGTTCCTCAACTGCCTGAAACCAGGCTTCAACCCTCCTGAGAAGA AGTGTGCTCTGGAAGATGAGACCTATGAGGATGGAGCTGAGACGCAGGTGGAGTGCAACCGCTGCGTCTGCGCATGTGGAAACTGGGTCTGCACTGCCATGACTTGTGATG AGAAAAGCCCAGTTATCGACACTGACGGGGATCAGGAGATGACTGAAGAGGAATGGACCCGCCGTGTGGCTGAACTCAACAAGCATCAG GAGACTGTGGAGAAGATGAAAACCAGCACAAAGGAGGTCTAA